The DNA segment GAGTTTCCGCGCGGCAATCCGGAGATGTACGACACGACGATCGGATGGCGGTTCGCCAATCCGAAAATGAAGGAAATGTACGGGACGGACAGCATGCCGGAAACGGCAGAGAACGTAGCGAAGCGGTACGGCGTGAGCCGCGAGGCGCAGGATGCGTTTGCGTACGAGAGCCAGATGAAGGCGAAGGCGGCGATGTCGTCCGGGCGATTGAAGGATGAAATCGTGCCGGTCGTCTACCGGGACCGGAAGCTTGGCGAGGTCACGGTAGAGGTCGACGAGCACCCGCGGCCGGATACGTCGCTCGAGAAGCTGGCGCAGCTGAAGCCGATCTTTGAGGGCGGAAGCGTGACCGCAGGGAACGCGTCGGGGATCAATGACGGGGCGTCAGCGCTGTTGTTGATGAGCGCCGAGAAGGCGAAGGCGCTCGGTGTGAAGCCGCTCGTGAAATATGTGACGTCGGCGGTGGCGGGGCTTGAGCCGGAAGTGATGGGCCTCGGTCCAATTCATGCGACGCGGAAAGTGTTGAAGCGTAGCGGGTTGAAGACCGAGGCGCTTGGATTGATTGAGCTGAACGAGGCGTTTGCTTCGCAATCGCTCGAATGCATTCGTCAGCTGGAGCTTGATCCGAGCCTCGTGAATGTGAACGGAGGAGCGATTGCGTACGGGCACCCGCTTGGTGCGAGCGGTGCGAGGATTTTGACGACGCTCATTCATGAAATGAAGAAGCGGGATGTGGAGCATGGACTGGCGACGATGTGTATCGGCGTCGGTCAAGGCATTGCAACAGTTGTAAGAAATGTATAATGAAAAGGAGAGTGCACATGACGAGCAAGATTGAATATGAAGTGCGCAATCATATCGGCTATGTCACTTTGAATCGTCCTGATGTGTTGAACGGGTTCGATTACGAAATGTTGACGGAACTCGGCGACACGGTTGCCCAAATTCACGTCGACAAAGACGTGCGGGTCGTTATTTTTACCGGTGCCGGTGAAAAAGCGTTCAGTGCCGGGGCTGATTTGAAGGAAAGAAAAACATTAAATGACCAACAAGTCCGGCGCAATGTGAAAAAAATTCGCGATGTGTTCTCAGCGGTATCGGATTTGCCGCAGCCGACGATCGCGGCGATTAACGGATACGCGCTCGGCGGCGGCTTCGAGCTTGCGCTTGCCTGCGACTTTCGCATTTGCGTGAATGACACGAAAGTCGGCTTGCCGGAAACGAGCATGGCGATTATTCCGGGTGCCGGCGGCACGCAGCGTCTGCCGCGCCTGATCGGCGAATCGAAAGCGATGGAACTCATCTTGACGGCGCGCAAAATCAGCGCTGAAGAGGCATATGAACTCGGGTTGTTGACGAAAGTCGTTGCGCGCGGACAATTGATGGAAGCGTGCGAGACGTTTGCGGCTGAAATGTTGAGGAACGGTCCGGTGGCTTTGCAGCAAGCGAAATACGCGATCAAAAAAGGCATGAACGCTGATTTGCAGACGGGCATGGACATGGAGTCGAAAGCGTATGAATTGACGATCCCGACGCATGACCGCGTGGAAGCGCTGAAAGCTTTTAATGAGAAGCGTAAACCGCAGTTCAAAGGGGAATAAAGAAGGAGAAGGCTGATATGGAGAGTAACTTAAACACGCGATCCATGATTTTTACATTATACGGGGATTACATCAGCCATTACGGAAACGAAATCTGGATCGGTAGTCTCATTCGCTTGCTTGAAGCTTTCGGACATAATGAACCGTCGGTGCGCGCCGCCATCTCGCGTATGAACAAACAAGGCTGGGTACAGTCGCACAAAGTTGGCAACAAGAGCTATTACCGGCTGAGTGAACGCGGCGTCCGCCGCATTAATGAAGCGGCCGAGCGAATATTCAAGCTGCAGTCGGACGAATGGGACGGCAAATGGCGGATGCTCATGTACACGATCCCTGAGAGCAAACGAAACATCCGCGACGAACTCCGCAAAGAAATTGTATGGAGCGGGTTCGGCATGCTCTCAAGCGGTTTGTGGATCTCCCCGAACCGCCTGGAAAAGCAAGTCCGTGATTTGATTGACAAATATGACATCGCACCGTACGTTCATTTTTTTATCAGCCGCTATGGAGGTCCTCACGAAGACAGCAAACTTGTCGGAGAATGTTGGGACCTTGACGATATCAATCATCGCTATGAACGATTCATTGATTTTTACAGTAAGAAATACGTCATGGACAAAACACGCATTGCCAACGGAGAAATGGATGAAGGGGAATGCTTTGTCGAGAGAACGAAGCTCGTTCATGAATACCGGAAATTTTTATTCGTCGACCCAGGCATCCCTGAGCAGTTGTTGCCTGAAAAATGGCTTGGCCAATACGCGGCGACGCTTTTCAGCGATTATTACAAGGCGTTGGCTGAACCTGCAAGTGAATTTTTTGAATCGGTTTTTCGACAAGCTAATGAAATCGACAATCGAAACAGCGAATATGACGCGCTCAGCCATCCTTACATGATCGAAAAATAAGATTTCCTTAATATGACAAGATTTTGACGGTCTTATGACATTGTGATATGTTCTTAGTAGCTGGTAATAAAAATGAATCACTGTAAACCAATTGAGGTGAGCCGCACATGAAACCGGGAATGGAAGTCGGACAGAAAGCGACGATTCGGGCAAAAGTAACCCCTGATATGTACGCACAGTTTGAAGGCAATGTCGTTCACCCTGCGTATTCGACCGTTTCGATGGTCTATCACATGGAGTGGGCTTCCCGGCAAATTATTTTACCTTATTTAGAAGATCATGAAGAAGGCATTGGCGGAGCTGTCACGGCTAAACATCTTGCCCCGACCGCGGGCGGAGATACTGTTGAAGTGACGGCTACGTTGACGAAGTTTAAGGGAAGCGCGGTCATCACCGAAGTCGAAGTCCGCAATTCGAAAGAATTGGTCGGCAAAGGCGAAGTCACGCAATTTATTTTGCCGAAGGAGCAAATCAACAAGCGGCTGAACGATTGAAAGCGTTTTCTTTTTTGAGTGAGAGGAGAACGGTAGAATGCTGACATTTGAGAGAATCAAAGAGCACGAACAAGTCGTTTTTTGCAGCGACCCGGATTCGGGGCTGCAGGCGATCATCGCAATTCATGACACGACGCTTGGACCGGCACTGGGAGGCTGTCGGATGCGTCCGTACAAAAACGTCGACGAAGCGCTTGAAGACGTGCTTCGGCTATCGAAAGGCATGACCTACAAATGCGCGGCAGCGGATGTCGATTTCGGCGGCGGCAAATCGGTGATTATCGGGGACCCGCTCCGCGACCGAAACCCCGAATTGTTCCGGGCATTCGGTCAGTTCGTCGATTCGTTAAACGGCCGTTTTTATACAGGTACAGACATGGGAACTTTG comes from the Bacillales bacterium genome and includes:
- a CDS encoding Glu/Leu/Phe/Val dehydrogenase dimerization domain-containing protein, which gives rise to MLTFERIKEHEQVVFCSDPDSGLQAIIAIHDTTLGPALGGCRMRPYKNVDEALEDVLRLSKGMTYKCAAADVDFGGGKSVIIGDPLRDRNPELFRAFGQFVDSLNGRFYTGTDMGTLPEDFVEAMKETNCIVGVPEEYGGHGDSSVPTAQGVVYSLKATSQMLRGTENLANQTFALQGLGKVGSKVAKQLLDEGAHLYVSDISREAIDRVKTYAETTQGTVVVLEGD
- a CDS encoding acetyl-CoA C-acyltransferase; this encodes MMNEVVIVDALRTPIGRYKGALKSVRPDDLAAIAIRALLERNPGVPKEDIEDVVFGNANGAGEENRNVARMAALLAGLPVEVGGTTINRLCGSGLDSVNYAARAIAAGEGDVFIAGGVESMTRAPFVMAKPEREFPRGNPEMYDTTIGWRFANPKMKEMYGTDSMPETAENVAKRYGVSREAQDAFAYESQMKAKAAMSSGRLKDEIVPVVYRDRKLGEVTVEVDEHPRPDTSLEKLAQLKPIFEGGSVTAGNASGINDGASALLLMSAEKAKALGVKPLVKYVTSAVAGLEPEVMGLGPIHATRKVLKRSGLKTEALGLIELNEAFASQSLECIRQLELDPSLVNVNGGAIAYGHPLGASGARILTTLIHEMKKRDVEHGLATMCIGVGQGIATVVRNV
- a CDS encoding enoyl-CoA hydratase-related protein, with translation MTSKIEYEVRNHIGYVTLNRPDVLNGFDYEMLTELGDTVAQIHVDKDVRVVIFTGAGEKAFSAGADLKERKTLNDQQVRRNVKKIRDVFSAVSDLPQPTIAAINGYALGGGFELALACDFRICVNDTKVGLPETSMAIIPGAGGTQRLPRLIGESKAMELILTARKISAEEAYELGLLTKVVARGQLMEACETFAAEMLRNGPVALQQAKYAIKKGMNADLQTGMDMESKAYELTIPTHDRVEALKAFNEKRKPQFKGE
- a CDS encoding hotdog domain-containing protein, with product MKPGMEVGQKATIRAKVTPDMYAQFEGNVVHPAYSTVSMVYHMEWASRQIILPYLEDHEEGIGGAVTAKHLAPTAGGDTVEVTATLTKFKGSAVITEVEVRNSKELVGKGEVTQFILPKEQINKRLND
- the paaX gene encoding phenylacetic acid degradation operon negative regulatory protein PaaX, which gives rise to MESNLNTRSMIFTLYGDYISHYGNEIWIGSLIRLLEAFGHNEPSVRAAISRMNKQGWVQSHKVGNKSYYRLSERGVRRINEAAERIFKLQSDEWDGKWRMLMYTIPESKRNIRDELRKEIVWSGFGMLSSGLWISPNRLEKQVRDLIDKYDIAPYVHFFISRYGGPHEDSKLVGECWDLDDINHRYERFIDFYSKKYVMDKTRIANGEMDEGECFVERTKLVHEYRKFLFVDPGIPEQLLPEKWLGQYAATLFSDYYKALAEPASEFFESVFRQANEIDNRNSEYDALSHPYMIEK